Part of the Acidimicrobiia bacterium genome, GGCCATACGTGGTGGCGCCGGTGCGTTCGGCCAACCGGCGTCCACCCGGGTCGTCGCGGTTGACCGTGACCGGGCCATCCGTATTGCGAACAACCTCTGCGAAGGCATCTTCCAAGCGGTACAAGGTCTCGTAGTAATCGAGGTGTTCCTCCTCGACATTCGTCACGGTCAAGCCAGAGAGATGTAGCGATTGGAAGGTGCCAAAGGCTTCATCGGCCTCGATAACCAGCAATTCCCGGTTGCCAAGGTGGGCATTGGTATTCATATCGGTCAGCATCCCACCGACCAGAAATGAGGGATCAACCCCCAGGACTCGCAGACAGGCGATCATCATGGCGGTCGAGGTTGTCTTGCCATGGGTACCGGTGGCTCCAATCGTGTTCATCGACGATGTAACCGCGTCCAGCAACTGCGGCCGGCGCCACCGTTCGATGCCCAGATCACGAGCAGTCGTCCATTCAAGATCGTGGTCCGGAACCGCCGACGAGGCAACTACAAGTTCGGCTGTTCCCATACGAACGGGGTCGGAGCCCTCCCAGACCTCGATCCCGGCATCACTCAACGAATCGAAGGCGGGGCCTCGCCGAAGGTCGGATCCGGTCACCGAGTGCCCGAGCTGGGCCAGGAGCTTGGCGAGACCGCTCATACCGGCTCCGCCGACGCCGATAATGTGGACCGACCGGGCAATCTCAATCATGGGCGGCCACCAACCGTTTGGCGATATCGTCAGCCGCATGCGGGCGTCCGAGCTCTTTTGACCGCTCTGCCATTTCAGTAATCCGCTCGGTGTCACCGATGATTTCGACAATCCGCTCTGCTATATCATTGAGCTCGTCTTCACTCGCCACGATCGCCCCTCCCGCTTCTTCGACAAATCGAGCAGTGGCGAGTTGGTGCCCCTTGCTTCCGAAGTCCCCTGGCACCAGGATGGCGGGCGTCCCGGTGGCCGTTATCTCGGCAACCATGCCGCCTGCTCTCGCCAGTAGAAGATCGGATGCCGCGAAGAAAAAGCCCATAGATGGCTCGAATGGTACGACCTTCCACGGTATTTCGAAGGGATTGGGCTGGGCCGACACGGTGTCACCGTGCAGGGTTCCCGTGAGATGAAGGATTTGAATGTCTGGACCGCTCCAGGCTCGTACTAGCGATTGTACGGCCTCATTGAGGACCCCGGCTCCGAGGCTGCCTCCCACCACGCCAAGGACAGGTGTATCGGAGTTGAGCCCGTAGCGTTCGAGCGCCAGGGGTCGCAGCCGGGTGCGGTCGAATTCAACGAACTCGGATCGGAGCGGATTACCGGTGTATACCCCGTTGGGAAGTCCCTCGGTGATTGGGAAAGAAGTGAAAGCGTCAACCGCCCACCGGCTCATTAGCCGATTTGCCAGGCCGGCGTGGGCGTTCTGCTCTTGGACGAAGAAGGGAACCGATGCCCGGCGCGCCGCCCAGCCGGCCGGAACCGTTACATAGCCTCCTGTCGCGATCACCACCTTGACCGATCGCTGACGAAGCTCTTCGGCGATCGTCGTCGCAGCTCGGTGTACGAGGACCGGAATTCCCAGGTTGGCAGAACTAAAGGATCGTTTGAGCCCTCGAAGCTCGACCTGCACGAAGTCGTAGCCCGCGTCAGGCACGGCCTTGGCCTCGAACCGTGCGCCACCGAAGAAGACGATCTCTTCCCGTCCGACACCGGTGCGCTCCAGCGCTTCGGCTATCGCCAGTCCTGGAAAGACATGGCCACCCGTCCCTGCCGCTGCGATGCCATAACTCATCGTTTGGCGTGCATCCCGCCAGCCCGACCTTGACCGGCAATATTGATGAGAACGCCGGCACTTGCCATGGCCATCACGATGGCGGTGCCACCGTATGAGACGAACGGAAGAGCGATTCCAGAAATCGGGAGGGCACCAACCACCCCGCCGATATTGACAACGGCCTGAGCACAGATCCAGGCGGTGATGCCGATCGCCAGCAGGCGGCCGAAGCTATCGCGGGCCCGGAGGGCGGTCACGGCTCCCAACAGGGTGAGACACGCCAGCATCCCGAGCACAAAAATTGCCCCTGCAAAACCCATCTCCTCTCCAATGATGGCAAAGATGAAATCCGTGTGGGCATTGGGAAGGTACAACCACCGCGCCCGGCTTTGCCCGAGTCCGATCCCGAACACTCCTCCCGTTCCGAGTGCGTTCAGGCTCTGATTGAGCTGCCACCCTGACCCGAGGACATCGGGATCGGCCGCAAGAAAGGACGTAACCCTCTCAAGGCGATACGGCTGGCTCACCGCAAGAAGAGTGGCTCCGGCCACGCCGATGGCCCCGGTGAAGGTGACGAAACGCAGCGGCGTGACAGAGGCGACGATGATCGCCATGCCGGCAACCGAGACCACAAGGGCCGTACCAAAATCTGGTTCAAAGACCAGCAAGGTACCAGTGAGCCCGATCGTCACCGCCACCGGCACGATGAAGTGGCCGAACTCACCGAGGAGCTTCCGCTTCTTTGTGAAGACCGAAGCAAGCATGACCGGCAGACCGAATTTGGACAGCTCAGAGGGCTGGAAGCCGATCGGTCCTATTTCGATCCATCGCGTGGCGCCCCCCACTTTCTGACCGAGAAACAGCACTGCTATCAGGCCGGCGACCGATACCAGATAGATCCACGGGGCGAACCTGGCGTACCACTGGTATGGCGTCTTGGCAGCAGTCACCATGACAACTATTCCAATCGCCACCCATCCTGCCTGACGCTTGAAGAAGTAGATCCGCTCAAGGTCGGTGTCGAGGGCTATCACCGACGATGCAGATAGGGTCGCGCCGAGGCCAATGACTACCAACAACCCGACGATGACCACGATGAAGACGGAAACCCGATGGTTGGCGAGGGTGGCGTCGGCTCGCTTTCGGGCCGATTGGCGGACCTTGGCAATGGACGTTACGGCTGCAGTCATGCGGCTTCTCCCTGAAACGATTTGACGGCGGCCTCGAAGGCCTCTCCACGGGCTTCATATGAGGTGAACATGTCGAAACTTGCACAGCCGGGTGCCAAAAGCACCGTGTCGCCTGGCTCAGCGACCGCCGCGGCCGCCGCTACGGCCTCGTCGAGAGAGCCGACGAGGACCCCATCGCCCGTCCAGTGGGAAAGCAACTGAGGAGCTGCCTCTCCCAGAGCGATGAGGTATTTGATAGACGGCACTTGCGTCATCGGCGCCAGATCCAGCCCTTTGTTTCGGCCGCCGGCTATCAGGATGACCGATTGATACGCTTCGCATGCGGCCACCGCGGCGTGCGGATTGGTCGCTTTCGAGTCATTGATCCAGGACACCTCGTTCCATACCCCGATCCGGGTCCGACGATGATGACCCGGTTGGAAGGTCATCAGTACGTCTCGAACCGCCTCTGGCAATGCGCCGAGATTCTCGGCGGCTACGGCGGCAGCCGTCATGTCAAGGAGATAGGCAACGTCTTTTACCCGGAGTGCCGTGAGCGGGATCGAACTTCCGATGGTTGTGAGCACGCCATCGCGAACCCCGTATCCACCCGCGGGAGCGCTTTTGCCACTGATAGGGATAACCCGTCCCTTCGCCCCGGCTGCCAGTTGCGTCGCTCCAGCATCATCGACGTCGAATATGAGCACATCCTCTGCCCCGGCGTTCTCAAAGATCCGGGCCTTGGCGGAGGCGTACGCTTCGTACGATCCGTGCCAGTCGAGATGATCGTCGGCGACGTTGAGTAACACTGCGACTGCTGGCCGGAAGGTGTCTATGAATCGAAGTTGGAAACTGGAGACTTCGATCACGACGCGATCCCAATCCTGGTCGGCGACATCGGACAAGCCGAGCCCAATGTTGCCGGCAGCTACCACGTTGAGTCCGGACGCCGCCAGGATCTCGGCGGTGAGCGCGGTAACGGTGGTCTTCCCATTCGTTCCCGTAACCGCCGCGTACGGGGCCCGCAGTACCCGCGATGCCCACTCGATTTCACTGATGATGGGTACCCCTGCCGAAAGCGTTTCGACAATCGGATCCGACGATTCCGCCAGCCCGGGAGACGTCACAACCACATCGACTCCGTCGAGCATTGAGGCCGCCCAGGAATCGGAGACGACTCTGAATCCGTCGGCGCGCAGCAGTTGAGCGTTTTCGCCATCTGTCTCAAAGATTTCAACGTCATACCCCAGGCGTCGGCCCAGACCGGCGGCGGATCGTCCGGAGACTCCCCCACCCAGGATCAACAATCTCATGGGATACCACCTGAAGTCACAAAGTCGCCATAGAAGATGCCAAGACCGGCCGCTACGCATAGGGCCCCGATAATCCAGAATCGGATGATGATCGTCGTTTCCGGCCATCCGAGCATCTCGAAGTGATGGTGGATCGGCGCCATTCGAAAGATCCGTTTTCCGGTGCTCTTGAAGGACGCGACCTGCAAAATGACACTCAGCGTTTCCATGACGAACAGGCCGCCGAGGATCGGTAACAGAAGGTGCGTGTTCGTTAGGAGAGCCAGAGCTGCCATGGCTCCACCGAGGGATTGTGAACCAACGTCGCCCATGAAGATCCTCGCCGGAGCCGCGTTCCACCACAAGAACCCGAGAGTCGCTCCTGACAATGCGGCCGCAAAACGGGCCAGATCGAGCGCCGAGAGGTCTTGCGCGATGAAACGTCCATAGAACTCGGGATTTCGAAAGATCCAGAACGACATCACCATATAGGCACCGAATACCAGGGCACTGGAGCCTGATGCGAGCCCGTCGAGGCCGTCCGTGATGTTGACGGCGTTGGCTGTGGCAGTGAGCATAAACAGTGCCCAGAGGACAAACGCCCACACCGGAATGGACCAGTCGAGCGAGCGCGTAAACGAAATCTCCAACGAGAAATCCGTACGGGTGAGTACAAACACGAAAATGGCCGCAATCGCCAACTGCCCGGCAAACTTGCCAGAGGACGAGAGCCCCAGGTTCCGTTCCTTCGATACCTTCTGGAAGTCGTCCAGAAATCCGATGATGCCCATCCCGAGGAAGGCCAGCATCACAAGACCACCTCCCACGGTGAACCCACCAAACTCAAGGCCGCCTCCGGCACTCCCCGGAGCGAGCGACCAATGAGACCCGACATAGCCCACCACAACGGCCGCGATGATCACGAGCCCACCCATGGTCGGTGTCCCGTGTTTGTGGCTATGGCCCTCTACTTCTTCCTGAATGAACTGACCAATGTTCCGGGCACGCAGGATCCGGATCGCCGGACTGGTGGCAAACAGAGCCACGAAGAACCCGAGAGCTGCCGCCACAAACATGGTGATCATCGGGCAACTCCCATCGCTTCTCGAGCGACCGCACGATCATCAAATGGGTAGATCACGCCCCCAATGTCTTGCCCCTGCTCGTGACCTTTACCGAGGATCATGACAAGATCGCCGGGGCGAGCCTGTCCGACCGCGGCCAAGATGGCTCGACGCCGATCGGGCTCAACTGTGACACGGGAGGTTTCATCAATGCCTGCCATCACCTGAGCAATGATGTCATCCGGACGCTCCGAGCGCGGGTTGTCCGATGTGACGAAAACCCAGTCCGCTGCTGCGGCGGCCGCACCCATGTGGGGCCGCTTGCCCTGATCGCGATCTCCTCCAGCACCAACGACGACGATCAACCGCCCGGCCGTCATTGCTCGACCCGCCGCGACCGCGTTTTCGACACCGTCGGGGGTATGGGCGTAGTCGACCACAACATCGAGACCGGATTCAGATTGGACATGCTCAAACCTGCCCGGAACGGGTAACAAGGCGGACAAGCCGCTGACGATGACGTCGAGGGAAATCCCCAGCTGACGGGCGCACCCGGCCGCCACCAGCGCGTTGTCGATATTGAACCGGCCGGCGATCGGAAGCCGGACCGGGAGGCTCCCGGAGTCAAGGTTGAGAGTGAAGGTCGAGTGATCAACGTGCAAGGTGACTCCCGTGGCTGTCACCTCGCCCCCCTCTCCGACGGGAACGACAGTCGTGGAATCCGGGAGGCGTTCAATGAGACGCCTCCCCCAGGGATTGTCGGCCTGGATAACCGCCACGGGCACGCTATCGAACAGTGTTGCTTTCGCCGCGAAGTAGTCCTCCATCGTTTGATGGAAATCAAGATGATCTTGTGACAGGTTGGTGAACGCTCCGATGGCGAATTCAGTTCCTGCCACCCGGCCGAGACTCAGCGCATGGGATGACACCTCCATGACAACGACGTCCACACCGGCGAGCGCCATCTCTGCAAATAGTCTTTGGAGATCGGTAGCCTCGGGAGTGGTCCTCTCAAGCGGGATCTTTATGGCTTCGTGGGTTGGCCCTCCGATTACTCTCGCTCCGATGGTCCCGATGAGTCCCGTTCTTTGCCCGGCCGCGGTGGTGATGGCCTCGATCATGTGGGTAACGGTCGTCTTGCCGTTCGTACCCGTGACGCCGACCAATCTGAAGTTTCTGGACGGGTGCCCCCAAACGGCTGCCGAGAGCCGGCCCAGGACAGCCCTCGTAGATGGCACCTGGAGCTGAGGAATACCGGATTCGACACGGTGGTCGACACAGACCGCCGCGGCTCCTCTGGAGATGGCCTGGGGTATGAAGTCATGGCCATCCGCGGCAGACCCACGGATGGCGATGTAGAGGCTGCCGGGCTTGACAGTTCTGCTGTCGTGAGTCGCATCGACGATGACCGGGTTGCCGGTCCCGATGACCTTGGAGCCCTCCACAGCCGCTGCCAGTTCGTCGAGCCTAAGCATCGGGTTCCACCCCGAGATGATGGAGGGCCTTTTCCATGACCTGCCCGAAGGCCGGCGCGGCCGCCGCCCCGCCCGTGTATCCGTTGATGGGACGGTCGACCACGACTGCGATGACCAGGCGCGGGTCGCTCATGGGAGCCATCCCGATAAAGCTGGCAATATGATCCTCGCTGTATCCACCACCAGGCAGGTACTTCAATGTCGTGCCGGTCTTGCCTCCAACGGTGTAATCGTCGATGGCGGCGCCTTTACCCGTCCCGTTATCGACCACATTCTGGAGCATGGATCTCATGATGAAGGCGGTATCTGGCGAGACGATCTCACGGCTCTCGGGGGCAAAGGCCAGCGGGTCACCGTCACCGTGATCGATATATCTGACGACGTGAGGCTGAATCCAGGTGCCGTTGTTGGCGATCGTGGC contains:
- a CDS encoding UDP-N-acetylglucosamine--N-acetylmuramyl-(pentapeptide) pyrophosphoryl-undecaprenol N-acetylglucosamine transferase, giving the protein MSYGIAAAGTGGHVFPGLAIAEALERTGVGREEIVFFGGARFEAKAVPDAGYDFVQVELRGLKRSFSSANLGIPVLVHRAATTIAEELRQRSVKVVIATGGYVTVPAGWAARRASVPFFVQEQNAHAGLANRLMSRWAVDAFTSFPITEGLPNGVYTGNPLRSEFVEFDRTRLRPLALERYGLNSDTPVLGVVGGSLGAGVLNEAVQSLVRAWSGPDIQILHLTGTLHGDTVSAQPNPFEIPWKVVPFEPSMGFFFAASDLLLARAGGMVAEITATGTPAILVPGDFGSKGHQLATARFVEEAGGAIVASEDELNDIAERIVEIIGDTERITEMAERSKELGRPHAADDIAKRLVAAHD
- the murC gene encoding UDP-N-acetylmuramate--L-alanine ligase, which codes for MIEIARSVHIIGVGGAGMSGLAKLLAQLGHSVTGSDLRRGPAFDSLSDAGIEVWEGSDPVRMGTAELVVASSAVPDHDLEWTTARDLGIERWRRPQLLDAVTSSMNTIGATGTHGKTTSTAMMIACLRVLGVDPSFLVGGMLTDMNTNAHLGNRELLVIEADEAFGTFQSLHLSGLTVTNVEEEHLDYYETLYRLEDAFAEVVRNTDGPVTVNRDDPGGRRLAERTGATTYGLSESADWVISDIVEGRHGTGFSLKSTSWAGTVSVAVPGLHNVSNAAGVLSVLGEMGFDVGRAAEALNVFQGTHRRFEHRGTVAGVTIIDSYAHHPTEVAADLRAARQGEWKNIWAVFQPHLYSRTARFSREFGMALSVADRVVVTDVYAARETPLPGVTGRLVADAAMASMGGTVEYVAHRADLAAYLADRVEPGDLVLTMGAGDITTIPDELAVLLAGGHRDVD
- the murD gene encoding UDP-N-acetylmuramoyl-L-alanine--D-glutamate ligase encodes the protein MRLLILGGGVSGRSAAGLGRRLGYDVEIFETDGENAQLLRADGFRVVSDSWAASMLDGVDVVVTSPGLAESSDPIVETLSAGVPIISEIEWASRVLRAPYAAVTGTNGKTTVTALTAEILAASGLNVVAAGNIGLGLSDVADQDWDRVVIEVSSFQLRFIDTFRPAVAVLLNVADDHLDWHGSYEAYASAKARIFENAGAEDVLIFDVDDAGATQLAAGAKGRVIPISGKSAPAGGYGVRDGVLTTIGSSIPLTALRVKDVAYLLDMTAAAVAAENLGALPEAVRDVLMTFQPGHHRRTRIGVWNEVSWINDSKATNPHAAVAACEAYQSVILIAGGRNKGLDLAPMTQVPSIKYLIALGEAAPQLLSHWTGDGVLVGSLDEAVAAAAAVAEPGDTVLLAPGCASFDMFTSYEARGEAFEAAVKSFQGEAA
- the ftsW gene encoding putative lipid II flippase FtsW, producing MTAAVTSIAKVRQSARKRADATLANHRVSVFIVVIVGLLVVIGLGATLSASSVIALDTDLERIYFFKRQAGWVAIGIVVMVTAAKTPYQWYARFAPWIYLVSVAGLIAVLFLGQKVGGATRWIEIGPIGFQPSELSKFGLPVMLASVFTKKRKLLGEFGHFIVPVAVTIGLTGTLLVFEPDFGTALVVSVAGMAIIVASVTPLRFVTFTGAIGVAGATLLAVSQPYRLERVTSFLAADPDVLGSGWQLNQSLNALGTGGVFGIGLGQSRARWLYLPNAHTDFIFAIIGEEMGFAGAIFVLGMLACLTLLGAVTALRARDSFGRLLAIGITAWICAQAVVNIGGVVGALPISGIALPFVSYGGTAIVMAMASAGVLINIAGQGRAGGMHAKR
- a CDS encoding phospho-N-acetylmuramoyl-pentapeptide-transferase, producing MITMFVAAALGFFVALFATSPAIRILRARNIGQFIQEEVEGHSHKHGTPTMGGLVIIAAVVVGYVGSHWSLAPGSAGGGLEFGGFTVGGGLVMLAFLGMGIIGFLDDFQKVSKERNLGLSSSGKFAGQLAIAAIFVFVLTRTDFSLEISFTRSLDWSIPVWAFVLWALFMLTATANAVNITDGLDGLASGSSALVFGAYMVMSFWIFRNPEFYGRFIAQDLSALDLARFAAALSGATLGFLWWNAAPARIFMGDVGSQSLGGAMAALALLTNTHLLLPILGGLFVMETLSVILQVASFKSTGKRIFRMAPIHHHFEMLGWPETTIIIRFWIIGALCVAAGLGIFYGDFVTSGGIP
- a CDS encoding UDP-N-acetylmuramoyl-L-alanyl-D-glutamate--2,6-diaminopimelate ligase, encoding MLRLDELAAAVEGSKVIGTGNPVIVDATHDSRTVKPGSLYIAIRGSAADGHDFIPQAISRGAAAVCVDHRVESGIPQLQVPSTRAVLGRLSAAVWGHPSRNFRLVGVTGTNGKTTVTHMIEAITTAAGQRTGLIGTIGARVIGGPTHEAIKIPLERTTPEATDLQRLFAEMALAGVDVVVMEVSSHALSLGRVAGTEFAIGAFTNLSQDHLDFHQTMEDYFAAKATLFDSVPVAVIQADNPWGRRLIERLPDSTTVVPVGEGGEVTATGVTLHVDHSTFTLNLDSGSLPVRLPIAGRFNIDNALVAAGCARQLGISLDVIVSGLSALLPVPGRFEHVQSESGLDVVVDYAHTPDGVENAVAAGRAMTAGRLIVVVGAGGDRDQGKRPHMGAAAAAADWVFVTSDNPRSERPDDIIAQVMAGIDETSRVTVEPDRRRAILAAVGQARPGDLVMILGKGHEQGQDIGGVIYPFDDRAVAREAMGVAR